The following coding sequences are from one Streptococcus sp. NPS 308 window:
- the pepC gene encoding aminopeptidase C, whose product MNAIQESFTDKLFANYKANVKYQAIENAASHNGIFAALERRQSHVDNTPVFSLDLTKDKVTNQKASGRCWMFAALNTFRHKLISQYKLENFELSQAHTFFWDKYEKSNWFLEQVIATADQDLTSRKVSFLLQTPQQDGGQWDMVVSLFEKYGVVPKSVYPESISSSNSRELNAILNKLLRQDAQILRDLLASGADQVTVQAKKEDLLQEIFNFLAMSLGLPPRKFDFAYRDKDDNYQSEKGITPQEFYKKYVNLPLEDYVSVINAPTADKPYGKSYTVEMLGNVVGSRAVRYINVPMERLKELAIAQMQTGETVWFGSDVGQLSNRKAGILATDVYDFESSMDIQLTQDKAGRLDYSESLMTHAMVLTGVDLDENGESIKWKVENSWGDKVGTDGYFVASDAWMDEYTYQIVVRKELLTAEEQAAYEAEPIVLAPWDPMGALAE is encoded by the coding sequence ATGAACGCGATTCAAGAATCATTTACAGATAAATTATTTGCTAACTATAAAGCAAATGTAAAATACCAAGCTATTGAAAATGCTGCAAGCCATAACGGAATTTTTGCAGCCCTAGAACGTCGCCAAAGCCATGTTGACAACACCCCTGTTTTCTCATTGGATTTGACCAAGGACAAGGTGACCAACCAGAAAGCATCTGGTCGTTGCTGGATGTTTGCAGCCCTTAATACCTTCCGTCACAAACTCATCTCTCAATACAAGCTCGAAAACTTTGAACTGTCACAAGCCCACACCTTCTTCTGGGACAAGTATGAGAAATCAAACTGGTTCTTGGAGCAAGTCATTGCGACTGCAGACCAAGACTTAACTAGCCGCAAGGTTAGCTTCCTACTCCAAACACCACAACAAGACGGTGGACAGTGGGATATGGTAGTGTCCCTCTTTGAGAAATATGGTGTCGTTCCTAAGTCAGTTTACCCTGAGTCTATCTCATCTAGCAATAGCCGTGAGCTCAATGCCATCCTCAATAAATTGCTCCGTCAAGATGCCCAAATCTTGCGTGACTTGCTCGCTTCTGGTGCAGACCAAGTGACTGTTCAAGCTAAGAAAGAAGACCTCTTGCAAGAAATCTTTAACTTCCTTGCTATGTCACTAGGTCTTCCACCGCGTAAATTTGACTTTGCTTATCGCGACAAGGATGATAACTACCAAAGTGAAAAGGGGATTACTCCACAAGAGTTTTACAAGAAATATGTCAATCTTCCTCTAGAAGATTATGTTTCTGTTATCAACGCTCCAACCGCTGACAAGCCATACGGTAAATCATATACAGTTGAGATGTTGGGAAATGTCGTCGGTAGCCGTGCGGTTCGTTATATTAACGTTCCTATGGAGCGTTTGAAAGAATTGGCGATTGCCCAAATGCAAACAGGAGAAACTGTTTGGTTTGGTTCAGATGTCGGCCAACTCAGCAACCGCAAAGCTGGAATCCTTGCGACTGATGTTTATGACTTTGAATCAAGCATGGATATTCAACTCACTCAAGACAAAGCTGGACGTTTGGATTATAGCGAAAGCTTGATGACCCACGCCATGGTCTTGACGGGTGTGGACTTGGACGAAAATGGTGAATCAATCAAGTGGAAGGTTGAAAACTCATGGGGAGACAAGGTCGGTACAGATGGTTACTTCGTCGCCTCAGACGCTTGGATGGATGAATACACCTACCAAATCGTTGTCCGTAAGGAATTGCTGACAGCAGAAGAACAAGCTGCTTATGAAGCAGAACCAATCGTGTTAGCACCATGGGATCCAATGGGTGCCTTGGCAGAATAA
- a CDS encoding HAD-IC family P-type ATPase, which translates to MKYLSSQDTKDRQRNISDIKPYKTTKEIVVSNIFTFFNAMNLALAVLVATTLRFENMLFLGVIAINTAIGIFQEVRSKNALEKLSLLGKSKYKVNRDGQTIEIDPEDIVLGEYLHLNLGDQVPVDAEVLEGNIEVDESLLTGESDSVFKTVGDKLMSGSNVVSGTCLVLATAVGPDSYINKLAKSSKEFKKYPSQLRDYMDKILKIVSILLVPVAILLYVRGFSLGRTYVEIVLGSSGALVGMIPEGLILLVSVSLAVAAMKLAKKKVLVQELYCVETLARVDVLCFDKTGTITTGNMKVQEMDVNLAEKLSSYLAYFEDENATSRALKTYLTCEKKWEVQEVGAFSSKNKYSFVQVKDGGTYFFGAYEFLGFTQPMDPYYEHLKQQGFRILTLAHSKDHITSPANMELLGHVVLSDEIKDNTKETFDYFESQGVEVKIISGDNHVAVYGVARKAGFKEEARAIDMTQVSEQDFERVVLEHEIFGRVTPKQKQKMVSILQNDGKTVAMSGDGVNDVLALKKADISFAMKGATSAAKSVSNIVFLTDDFAVFYDILMEGRRVINNIQKVASLFLTKTFFSIVFAILSVVFGLEFAFIPIQFTIISAITIGIPSFFLTFESNKEKVSTHFMRDILTNAAIGGGVLVASVLLTNFFITVPGQVKFICFLLALINGLCLVAKVSLPFNRYKMLLLTFLSLAALVGVLANTFILQGAFVPLEAKQLLYVAILAVVIGCFHYLTRRKS; encoded by the coding sequence ATGAAGTATTTAAGCAGCCAAGACACCAAGGATCGTCAACGAAACATCAGCGACATTAAACCTTATAAAACAACCAAGGAAATCGTCGTTTCAAATATCTTTACCTTCTTTAATGCCATGAACTTGGCTCTGGCAGTTCTGGTAGCCACAACCTTGCGATTTGAGAATATGCTCTTTTTAGGTGTGATTGCTATCAATACAGCCATTGGGATTTTCCAAGAAGTGCGTTCAAAAAATGCTTTGGAAAAGCTAAGTTTGCTTGGTAAAAGTAAGTACAAGGTCAATCGAGATGGTCAAACGATTGAGATTGATCCAGAGGACATCGTACTGGGCGAGTATCTGCATCTCAATCTGGGAGATCAGGTGCCTGTAGATGCAGAAGTGCTTGAAGGGAATATTGAAGTGGATGAGTCCTTGCTGACGGGTGAGAGTGATTCGGTCTTTAAAACAGTTGGTGACAAGCTGATGAGCGGAAGCAATGTTGTCAGCGGTACTTGTCTGGTCCTTGCTACAGCTGTGGGTCCCGATAGTTATATCAACAAACTTGCAAAATCCAGCAAGGAATTCAAAAAATACCCTTCTCAACTGCGCGATTATATGGATAAGATTTTAAAAATCGTCTCTATCCTGCTGGTACCAGTTGCCATTCTGCTCTATGTCAGAGGTTTTAGTCTAGGGCGAACTTATGTTGAGATTGTCTTGGGAAGTTCTGGTGCTTTGGTCGGCATGATTCCAGAGGGATTGATTCTCCTGGTCAGTGTGTCTCTGGCGGTAGCGGCCATGAAGCTGGCTAAAAAGAAGGTTCTAGTGCAGGAACTATACTGTGTGGAGACCTTGGCGCGTGTAGATGTTCTTTGTTTTGATAAGACAGGAACCATCACGACTGGTAATATGAAGGTCCAAGAAATGGATGTTAATTTAGCAGAGAAGCTATCTTCTTATCTAGCTTATTTTGAGGATGAAAATGCGACGTCGCGGGCTCTGAAGACTTACTTAACCTGTGAGAAAAAATGGGAAGTTCAAGAAGTTGGTGCCTTTTCAAGTAAAAACAAGTATTCCTTTGTCCAAGTTAAAGATGGAGGAACTTACTTTTTCGGTGCTTATGAGTTTCTCGGCTTCACCCAGCCGATGGATCCTTACTATGAACATCTGAAACAGCAAGGTTTTCGAATCTTGACACTTGCCCATAGTAAGGACCACATCACGAGTCCAGCTAATATGGAACTACTAGGGCACGTCGTTTTGTCAGATGAAATCAAGGACAATACCAAGGAAACCTTTGACTATTTCGAATCTCAAGGTGTTGAAGTGAAGATTATCAGTGGGGATAATCATGTAGCTGTATATGGGGTGGCTCGTAAGGCAGGTTTTAAGGAAGAAGCCCGTGCGATTGATATGACCCAGGTGAGTGAACAAGACTTTGAAAGAGTGGTCTTGGAACACGAAATCTTTGGGCGTGTGACACCTAAACAGAAGCAAAAGATGGTATCTATTTTGCAAAATGATGGTAAAACAGTTGCCATGAGTGGTGACGGAGTCAACGATGTTCTAGCTCTCAAGAAAGCAGATATCAGCTTTGCTATGAAGGGGGCTACCAGCGCAGCCAAAAGTGTATCCAATATTGTTTTCCTGACAGATGATTTTGCAGTATTTTATGATATCTTGATGGAAGGACGCCGGGTCATTAACAACATCCAAAAGGTAGCCTCTCTTTTTCTAACAAAGACCTTCTTCTCCATCGTTTTTGCCATTTTGAGTGTGGTATTTGGTTTGGAATTTGCCTTTATCCCCATTCAGTTTACAATCATTTCAGCCATTACGATTGGGATTCCATCCTTCTTCCTGACTTTTGAGTCCAATAAAGAAAAGGTTAGCACTCACTTTATGAGAGATATCCTAACCAACGCGGCGATTGGTGGTGGCGTTCTGGTTGCTAGTGTTCTTTTGACCAATTTCTTTATCACTGTCCCAGGTCAGGTCAAATTTATTTGCTTCCTCCTTGCCCTGATCAATGGTCTGTGTCTAGTTGCCAAGGTCAGCTTGCCTTTTAATCGATACAAGATGCTTTTGCTCACGTTTTTGAGCCTTGCAGCCCTTGTTGGTGTACTTGCCAATACTTTTATCCTACAGGGAGCTTTTGTGCCTTTAGAAGCCAAACAGCTACTCTATGTTGCCATACTAGCAGTGGTGATTGGGTGCTTTCATTATCTTACTAGGAGAAAAAGTTGA